The following proteins come from a genomic window of Pseudomonas sp. MAG733B:
- a CDS encoding EAL domain-containing protein: MNATECVPRFDRANQYLSRQLILTRDDRPFGSEIRVKTDDSQFLSTLASYAPATHQMSSIYSEALMQTRLIAFSLKERNASSENKYLSRRFVCIEQSALINAALTEELIQCNEALRGFGQTLVVALNELPFPAVNFTDKKKIIHNVYLLKDHGIEIAFDGFNIHDESIEIFTTLNLFDYIKISVSTLDLSLKLTGNPELFNRLYERMTLQAHNTKVSFIADRVEHAASHVLARALPFDYFQGSHYSPADNL, from the coding sequence ATGAACGCAACCGAATGCGTGCCTCGCTTCGACCGTGCGAATCAGTATTTGTCTCGACAACTGATTCTTACACGCGATGACCGCCCATTTGGCAGCGAGATCAGAGTAAAAACCGACGACAGCCAGTTCCTGTCCACTCTTGCATCTTACGCACCAGCAACGCATCAGATGAGCAGCATCTACAGTGAAGCACTGATGCAGACTCGGCTGATTGCCTTCTCATTAAAAGAGCGCAACGCCTCTAGCGAAAACAAGTATTTGAGTCGCCGATTTGTTTGTATCGAACAGTCAGCGCTCATCAATGCTGCCCTCACCGAAGAGCTGATCCAGTGCAACGAGGCCCTGCGCGGCTTTGGTCAGACACTGGTGGTCGCACTCAATGAGCTACCTTTTCCAGCGGTCAACTTTACCGACAAAAAGAAAATCATCCATAACGTGTATCTATTGAAAGATCACGGTATCGAAATCGCATTCGACGGTTTCAACATTCACGACGAAAGTATCGAGATCTTTACAACCCTGAATCTATTCGACTATATAAAGATCTCTGTTTCCACCTTAGACTTGAGCCTCAAACTCACGGGCAACCCAGAACTATTCAATCGACTCTACGAGCGTATGACCCTGCAGGCTCACAATACCAAAGTCAGCTTTATAGCGGACAGAGTAGAGCATGCTGCAAGCCATGTATTGGCGCGAGCCTTGCCCTTCGATTATTTCCAAGGGAGCCATTACTCCCCTGCCGACAACCTTTAA
- a CDS encoding undecaprenyl-phosphate glucose phosphotransferase, translating into MVNSLRINRNTTLKGLTFWGQWVVGQGFAVALLLSLVYYQTGAVEFYYRVCATLTVLASVPAYTWCGVYAKKDNYLEGLIRLLMGWSMTLAALAIVAFLCKANELFSRQIILVWAIGSYVGQALLYVPLQGFSKYYQRSLQRERRTLIVGTGELALGLANKLRTLEHFPLVGLVSSDATSRLEVGAPPIVGPQEELLELIKTHDIRRLYITLPLSEAVQIEAMYGDLLDAHVDVVWVPDLNSLTLLNHSVSDVDGLPAIHLNESPLTSQPTAALSKSLLDKCVALMAIVVLSPLLLAIGLAVKLTSHGPVFFKQDRHGWNGKVIQVWKFRSMRVHDDAEVKQASRNDSRITAVGRFIRRTSIDELPQLFNVLQGHMALVGPRPHAIAHNDYYSGKILAYMARHRIKPGITGLAQINGCRGETDTIDKMQKRVEIDLKYINNWSLWLDLKILVKTPFTLLSKDIY; encoded by the coding sequence ATGGTTAACAGTCTTCGTATCAATCGAAATACCACTCTCAAAGGATTGACCTTCTGGGGACAGTGGGTAGTTGGCCAGGGCTTTGCTGTTGCCCTGTTACTTTCATTGGTTTATTACCAAACAGGAGCGGTAGAATTTTATTATCGAGTATGCGCAACACTGACCGTACTTGCATCGGTTCCCGCTTATACATGGTGTGGTGTCTATGCAAAGAAAGACAATTACCTGGAGGGGCTGATCAGGCTGTTGATGGGTTGGTCAATGACGTTGGCGGCACTGGCTATTGTTGCTTTCCTCTGTAAGGCCAATGAACTGTTTTCCCGCCAGATCATTCTGGTTTGGGCGATCGGCAGTTATGTTGGCCAAGCGCTGTTGTATGTTCCCCTACAGGGCTTTTCGAAGTACTACCAACGATCACTTCAACGAGAGCGCAGAACGTTGATCGTCGGGACGGGTGAACTTGCCCTGGGACTGGCTAACAAGCTTCGTACCCTTGAGCATTTCCCACTGGTCGGCCTGGTGAGCTCCGATGCCACTTCCCGATTGGAAGTTGGTGCCCCCCCCATCGTAGGCCCGCAAGAGGAATTGTTGGAGCTGATCAAAACCCATGACATTCGACGCCTGTACATCACACTGCCCTTGAGTGAAGCGGTACAAATCGAAGCCATGTATGGCGATTTGCTGGATGCCCACGTAGATGTGGTGTGGGTCCCGGACTTGAACAGCCTGACCCTGCTCAATCACTCGGTCAGCGATGTGGACGGTCTTCCGGCAATACATCTGAATGAAAGCCCGCTGACCAGCCAACCCACCGCCGCACTGAGTAAAAGCCTGCTCGATAAATGCGTGGCGTTGATGGCGATTGTCGTTCTAAGCCCGCTACTGTTGGCCATCGGTCTGGCCGTCAAGCTCACCTCTCACGGGCCGGTATTTTTCAAACAGGATCGGCATGGCTGGAACGGCAAGGTTATCCAGGTCTGGAAGTTCCGTTCGATGCGCGTTCACGATGATGCGGAAGTCAAACAGGCCAGTCGAAATGACTCACGGATAACAGCCGTAGGGCGCTTTATCCGTCGAACCTCAATCGATGAGTTGCCGCAACTGTTCAATGTGTTGCAAGGCCATATGGCCCTCGTCGGGCCACGTCCGCACGCCATTGCGCACAATGACTACTACTCCGGCAAAATTCTCGCCTATATGGCCCGCCACCGAATCAAACCGGGCATCACCGGGCTGGCTCAAATCAACGGTTGCCGCGGCGAAACCGACACCATCGACAAGATGCAGAAACGCGTCGAGATCGACCTCAAGTACATCAACAACTGGTCGCTGTGGCTGGATCTGAAGATCCTGGTAAAGACGCCCTTCACCTTGCTGTCTAAAGACATCTATTGA
- a CDS encoding helix-turn-helix domain-containing protein: MESGTNLPRKYFVVVTHSPALQLELETLLSSKRYNSFGTSQAKMFVEGVAPPSSAPKLMEFIFPHVDRMISPVIKHDTQRILSTFKSEWQAAQPSPLINNITSIAIEPKDATREFPSNLVEPRIPLAETWRFSNGSGALIKDDIEIVLTGLEATLLKKMLHHDDRVVSKDDLIRSIGREPESYRGLEMCLSRLQEKFKSATNGERLFRAVRNRGYCLIQKIVRGRSLT; this comes from the coding sequence ATGGAAAGCGGTACAAACCTCCCGAGAAAATACTTTGTAGTAGTCACTCATAGCCCCGCGCTACAGTTGGAACTGGAGACGCTACTCTCCAGCAAGCGATATAACTCGTTCGGTACGTCACAAGCCAAGATGTTTGTAGAAGGCGTGGCCCCACCATCCTCCGCCCCTAAGCTTATGGAGTTTATTTTCCCGCACGTGGACAGAATGATCTCGCCTGTTATCAAGCATGATACACAGCGCATTCTTTCGACATTCAAGTCCGAGTGGCAAGCGGCTCAACCCAGCCCTCTAATTAACAACATCACCTCTATCGCAATTGAACCCAAGGACGCCACCAGGGAATTCCCCTCCAACCTGGTCGAGCCGCGCATTCCTCTGGCTGAAACCTGGCGATTTAGTAATGGCAGTGGCGCGTTGATCAAGGATGACATAGAGATTGTCTTGACTGGCCTGGAGGCCACATTACTCAAGAAGATGCTGCACCATGATGATCGCGTGGTCAGCAAAGACGATCTTATCCGCAGTATCGGAAGAGAGCCGGAAAGCTATCGCGGTCTCGAAATGTGTCTGAGCCGACTACAGGAGAAATTCAAAAGCGCCACAAATGGCGAACGGCTTTTCCGTGCAGTCAGAAACCGTGGGTATTGCCTGATACAAAAAATTGTACGCGGGAGAAGCCTGACCTGA